CGTGTTCCTATAGTTACAGCAAGCTATCACCGGAAGTGTGTCCTGTAGCTcgcaaattgttttattttttttttttagccatcaTTTTTTTACCCTCCATGTCCCCTCGGGGGCGCTATACTGACATGCCAAGGCTTTTGTAGTGTTATGCAGAAAGTACCTTGGATGTTAGATGttgctttcgttttttttttttttgcaacagcaTAACAGAGACTAACCCACTGGCTGTTACCACCTCCTTAGTAAGAAAAGTTGCTAATGGCTGCCCAAGAGGTTTGCTAGAAGACGTCATCAACTATTTTGCATATTATTGGCATATAATGTACCAGATGCTGTTGGAAAAATGCCTTGACTCTTGGAAGAGAAGATAAAGTGATACAAAAAAACACCCGGATTACATTTAcaactacaaataaacttgattctgatgttgttgttttttaaattggcCATCACTTCATCCacataaaataattgaaatgtaTACCTTTCAAAGATAGTGTAATAATTACACCCAGACTCGCCTCCAGATGTTTTCCTGCACTTAGAACTACTTCTTTAATTTATCACACATTGTTCAGTAGTAATTGAATTAAGATTAACAAACATTTACGTTTTAGATCCCACTCTGTAAAACAGATCCACCCTGGTGGCATCGTAccttgtgcatgcatgcatgattcATGGATGCTTGGACCTCCACTATGCTCTCAGTGTGCTGCGAAAGCTGATGGTGCACATATAGCTTGTTCTTATTTTGGGGCAGGGCAGACCTCTCAGCAGAACACAAACTACATAGATCAATgtgtgctttcactgttaagtccccaaataccagaaaactctccAATGCCGTCGGTAGTaattttttgagaaaatatcTCACCAAGAGTTTGGAATGTCACCAGATTTACAAATAAAGTCACCAAATTGACAACACAGAACCCACTGGACACAGCTTGGAAGATTGCTCAAGGCCTTGTATTCCACACACAATATAGTATCATATATCACAACTTGGTGCACAGTACCCCCTGCTGGTAGCTTCAGAAATTGGCTACATCAAGCATATATCAGCAAGTGCtgccagtttgttttttttgtattctaaTCTATCAtcagtaattttgcaagaataaagtcataatattatgagaaaaagttagcatttaatgttatttgtaGTTAACATCATTGTAGTAGCATAACgttgaaatatgaatgaaaaaaaaatcatgacagACATCATTCATCACTATTTGGCCCTCCATggagaaaaagtttggacacccttgggaTTGATAGTCTTTTCATGCTTAAGATGTTCTTGCTGCAATTACCGCTGCAACCAGCAGGGTGTGCTGTTCCTAAAAGGACAAAActataggggggggggggcgggggagaACAAAATAATATGACAATAGCTGTCCGTGGTACTGAAAACCACCGCCTCGCAGACCACCCTGACATCAACAAAAGAAAACACTTTGTTTGTAATAAAACcaactttatattattaaacacaaacataacatgAATACATCATGTTGTCCCCccacaaaataatacatttacatcgtattctaaaaataaatcttTAAATAATTTCTCAGAAAATACCTTCATATACATATTTGACAAATCTTTCGTATTGGTTTATAATATAGTGCCGTGGAGTTTTTGCATGGTGATAGCCTTCATGAATTGTACTCGCATCACCACCaacttcattaaaaatatatattaatgtgcTTTTTCGTGTATGGATTGAATGAAAATTCTCATGCGAAGCATATGAATGAACATGTTATATACCTGTTAGATGTGTACAGTAGTTTAATACAACCTTAGTAGAGTCTATTTTGCTAGATAGGCCTATTGCCGATGGGGAACTCAAAcgttattacaataaaaacatatttgttttaaataaaatacctcATATAAAGAATACATACATGAACCATACAGCGTTGATGTAAGCAGATGGTAAAAAATACTGTGGAATCTCTTATTATTCCCTGATCTTCGACTGAggaaccaataaaaaaaacagctttaagTTTGAGCTCCACGAACCGGAAGCAGAGCGAGACCTGAATTATAGGATCCCTGAGGCATTCAGGCAGCCgctttttaattttgttaagTGGACATTatcagtcattttattttgtgtcccAGTACATAAAATACAATTGTATGTACATGCTGTAAAACCCTGATGACATACTCAAGGTATCATGTTGCAGTGTCCtgctatttgttttttaatatataattttatctCGACAAAAATCACAATGAACATATAATTTAAAATCAtaagataaatatatattttccgtCATTCTAAAATGCCTCGAACGGAATGTAAAGAATCAGTAAACATGGTAAGCTTAATCTGTTACTGCTGAACGGCATAAATTAAATGTACACGACTTTCCACCGTTGTCCTTCATTTCCATTACTTTGTCTTCACTTTCTCCCCAGTGGAGTTTGAACGTTGACTCCCAAAATATATGCCCATTTGTCTCACCATGAAGAGTAAAATGCATGATGAGCCTGATTGTCGCTTGTGTTGtcataaaaagtcatcattttgaaTGTTAAGGTGCTCTAACAGTGGGGTTCTTACACCGTATCGATTAATCTAATAGGACTTCCACTCGTCTAGAAAGACTTTCTACAATATTGTGGAGTGTCTACGGGATTTTTTATGAGGTCAGAAGCTTAAAATCTCTGCTGTgttgaaaacaaatatattataaagCCATATCTGACTCTTCTGTCGTTCTGTCAGAGTCCGTGCTCAATTCCTAAAGGGTGGAAGTGTTTAGGGTCCAGTAGCCTTTCCCCGACATGTTTCAGAAGCCACGGGTACCAGTGCACTCCATCAGTTTGTTGTTCTGCAGGTCCCATTAGCGTGTAGAAGAAACGCAGTGGAGCAAGACCCCAATGGGCCAAATGGTGATCGTCCACAGCTGCATAACATGATGCTAGAACATTGTTCACCACTATGGACCCGTGTTGGGTGAGCGGGGCGTACAACCCGATGCTCTGCTTCTCCTCTACAGAAGTCACAACAGCGAGTGTCGTCTCAGTTCCTTGTGAGGTTAGTACGCACTGACCCGGCTGGACTTCACTGGCAAAAGTTGTCCTCACGCTTTCCTCTTGAAGTCCGCCCGGACAATCCGTGACGAAAACAAGGTGTGCCGCCGTGAGTGTGATATTTAGTCCAGTGTTGGTTCCAATGATGGTGAAGATCTTTGAGGTGTTAGGCTGGAGGTCCATGAATGATAACACTGGACTGTAGAGAAGTGACCCGTGACCATCAGTTGCGGAGGAAGCCAAAACCCGCTCACCAAGTTGAAGGTCACGCATATGTTTGGTGACGCCGCCCTCGAGGATGACTTGAGCATCGGCAGGGAAGCAACCGCCTGTTTTTGCTGCGACGGAATGTTCTGAAAtttaaatgaagacaaaatgtgGTCAAATGCTGAAAAGATTCAAAAAGAGGATCAGGGTTTCATAAGAGCTGAAGAGGACAAGAACTTGGCCTCCATTGCTCCATAAATCAAGTCAGACTTTGACACCGACTAAAGGCCAATATTATCTCAGTGGATTAGAGGCAGACTGTTTATAACGTCCTAAACGTCTTTTCAGTCAGCATTCCTGCACACGGGCAAGATAAGGTCTTCACACAAAAAGCTTATGCTGACTAAAACCCATTCAAACGGGTTTATTTCCAACATTGCGAATAATTacctaaaaacatgctaggttaattggccactccaaattgtccataggtatgaatgtgagtgtgaatggttgtttgtctatatgtgccctgtgattggctggccaccagtccagggtgtaccccgcctcacgcccgaagacagctgggataggctccagcataccccgcgaccctcgtgaggataagcggaagaaaattaatgaatgaatgaatgaattaatcattatttGCAGCTATGTttgaaatatacacattttcactgtattttattaacaGACCGATAAATGACATGGGTATGATTATATATAATAGAACTGCaccaattaatcaatgatttggtgattaatcaatgattaatccaAATAATCGAtgactattttggtattcaattaattgttttttgacttacaacatgtcaacaattggcggcatggcggtcgagtggttacagctaggagaccagggttcaattccaccctcggccaaactctctgtgtggagtttgcatgttctccccgtgcatgcgtgggttttctccgggtactccggtttcctcccacattccaaaaacatgctaggttaattggccactccaaattgtccataggtatgaatgtgagtgtgaatggttgtttgtctatatgtgccctgtgattggctggcgaccggtccagggtgtaccccgcctctcgcccaaagacagctgggataggctccagcacccccgcggtagaaaatgaatgaatatatatattctgcTTATAAttcaccttgaattatttgtcaaattgtCATACTAATTTGTCAGCTGTAttagaattttacagttttgttgtgttttttttgtttttttactgaataagacatccgacttgaaagttaTTTTGCCAGCTTTTacgttaaaagtttaaatacttagaaagcaactggcgggctggATTCAAACTCTTGGTGGGCCGCacgtggcccccgggccgtagttcgcccacccctgatctaaccgATTACGCCATTACTTGAAataacaagcttcagattaatcgacgaAAAAAAATAATCGTTAGTTGCAACCCTAGCATATAACATAAACAGTgtatatacagtgtgtgtgtgtgtgtatatatatatatatatatatatacatataataattaacaatattatatattattatactattatatactaTGATACTATGATATACTACACTTTTATCCACCACAATGACGTtgcttttttttaggaaaataaaAGATTGCTTGAATTAACTTTAGTGGTTGTTGTTACTAACTGATGTTGCTAACTGATGTCTCCTAGGATCTGCTTTTGCTTTGCTGATGTTCCGAGTGTTGTTCCGAGGCTTTGAGCTGCAactaatgtttattttcttagtcAATTCATCTTAAGTTTGTTGTTTCCATTAATCCCGAGTAATCAGTTATGCCCTAGACAGACCAAATCAAAGTcaaccaaaaacaaacacataaacaacGTTAGTGGTTAGGTtcgccacatttcagaaaacactcaaaaatgttaatcactgttttccaaagtcgaAGCTGATGCGTGTGAATATcctgttttgcctaaaacacaaagatccgctttcatggatgactaaggaaatttaaaaatattcacatcAGAAACGattaatcaaataccaaaattaTTGTTGATTAATTGCTGTAGCTCTAACATGAACAAaggaatgttcattcattcattttctaccgcttatcctcacaaaggtcgtgggggtgctggagcctatcccagctgtcttcggacgagaggcggggtacacagtttctgaccttctaaatagtttttaagcattattagagccctcttgaaatgaaataacacccctgtagtcacctttaaattCATCCATAGATCCATTTTCTGTAtcgcttagcctcacaagggtcgctggataagctggagcctatcccagctgtcttcgggcgtgaggtgtcgtacaccctggactgggcttttacactcatactagtacacataatatgagcatattacatattaatatattttctaccacttatcctcacgagggtcgcggggaatctggagcctatcccagctgtcttcaggcaagaggcgggtacaccctggtactagtggccagccaatcacagggcacatatagacaaacaaccattcacactcacattcatacctatggacaatttggagtggccaattaacctagcatgtttttggaatgtgggaggaaaccggagtacccggagaaaacccacgcagagatggccgagggtggaattgaaccttggtctcctagctgtctgcgtgctaaccactcgtccaccgtgccgcccacagttATAATTGAtgctgtatacatttttttttcaaatttttcaatttcTCTAATGGATTAATTCAATATACATCattactttttttcccctctcttcttttttctttcacacATTCGACCTGTCTCCTGTTGGTATACATTCCACCTCAAATCTTGTGATACTCCACAACCCTCCCTTCCTCCTGTTGACCGTCCTATGACTATGTACTTTTTCacctttttatttatgtttgtaaATATCCACCTTATATGATTAACACAGTTGTAAATACACATCTAATGtttgcaatttaaaaaatttaaaaaaagttccGCTTTTAAAGCTGCAGAACACTTGACCATATTAAATACCGATGATTTGAATTTTCATATTTGTCCCCTAGTCACTTATAAAACGCTGTCACGGACGGTAAAAAGGGTGTTTATTTCCTCGTGACGGTACTTCTGAGTAAGGTGGTTCTTTAAGACACAGTGAGCAGAGGTGGCAAGAGGAGGTAGTCACCAAGAGGTAATGGATAACCAGTTGATTGTATCTGAGCACAGCCTGAGGTGGGAAAGACAGGAAAgtatgtttggaaaaaaaaaaaaaaaaaaaagcaagtgaaAGGTGAGCAAAGCTGAAGCACAGAAGTAAAATAGaaatgaatcttttttttttataccagtGAATGAAATCTAATCAGCTCGAAAGAATGACTCGAACCCATGATTCATAATGCgcattatatatgtgtgtgtgtgtcttaaggCAGCCAAATATTTGCCAAAGGTGTGTATGTCTGTAGGTATGAGGCCTGCAGGAAAGGAGGTCTGCAAGCAGGAGGTGATAAGCCTAAGATAAGAGATCTGAGAGAAACTTACTGAAGGAAAAGCCACAGCAAAAACAAAGAGAGAGTTAATCATCTCACAGCCTACTAACCTCGATGGAGCTCCAGAATGTAGTCTGGCATCAAATAACTGGTGGTACCAGACTTGGGTCTTTAAAACACTTGCTGGAGGAATGTATTCTACTATTGTTAGTTTTGGGGGATTTTGGGATATTGTGGATGATTTATGTTTCATAAAGGGATAAAGGAAATCACAGGATGAATAATGACAACAAGAACTCACAGCGATGGGTAATTTAGAGTCTCTAATTACCCTAACATGCCTGTTTTTGGACCAGGGAAGAGAAGCTgcaagaacatacaaactccatgCAGTTAAGCCCACTTCGACCGGGAATGATTCTGCTTCACTGATAAAGCtttgaggcggcacggcggtctagtgtttagcatgcagacctcacagctaggagaccagggttcaattcctcccttggccatctctgtgtggagtttgcatgttctctccatgttttctccgggtactccggtttcctcccacattccaaaaacatgctaggttaattagcgactccaaattgtccataggtatgaatgtgagtgtgaatggttgtttgtctatatgtgccctgtgattggctggcgaccagtccagggtgtaccccgcctctcacccaaagacagctgggataggctccagcacccctgcgaccctcgtgaggaaaaagcggtaaaaaatgaatgaataaatgaatgataaagCTTGAGCGTCTTGATATTTGAACATGACAAAAACTGATCCCAGTGGGCACGGGTCCAGTCAAGGACCGGTCAAGGACCGGTGCACATGAGatgtgtcttgagacacatgctaactcacaaacaagagtgctagcgacctaaacggtagcctccaagttatttcctttaaacttaaatagccaaaaacttaccacttccacacggatagggaggttaactattaacagttatttaacctttaacatgaacattaatcaaacgtaataatttttctgggtacatgataccatacagcatccatatcaaacttgcgcgggccgcactaacattaaactttcatatcaaggcgggggcctcaaactagtgtcctgcgggccacatttggcccgcgggccgcgtgtttgagacccctgtcgtatggtatcatgtacccagaaatgacagcttaaagcaaGATTTTGCAAGTTACGACGCTGTAACGATGtaatgatgctaacttgctaattgggtaaaacggttacgtttcattaatgttcatgttaaaggttaaataactgttaatactgttaatttgaatctgaaaaaataaattctcTACCtgtcaactatatgtggtttcttaagtttttcttatttactgttttatgattattttatttatttattactgattgattgatttagtttctttatttttatttttttatttattttttcatcttattttgtgtagtaaataaaaattcagatatttgaaaacagagacttgtgcttatgtgtgtgttgctgtaaatgggtTCTTGTGCAAGGGGACCTGAGTTGGGACCGAACAGGAAATGAGTTTTATCTTGCTGTAATTCAAACCTGCCAGTCAGCCGGCAATCATGTCtgtttacagtaacattactgacaccttgtgaccagtgtagattactacatatcatcacatccTCTTTAAACGCATCTTCTCAATcgcttattttttgttattttatttcttatagccattgttatgtttgaaaatgcttaatttagacacaaaaatattaaaaatgtgcttaaatatacatatttttacgAATGCGAAGCTgtgttcaaccacaaaacagcatgatttattagttaatatgtttttggaaaccaaAGAGTGGTAAGAGACataatttttacatgtttatgccTTTATAATTTACTGATAATGTTTCTTGCCAAGAGTCGAGATTTCACACTTgttttggtggtccttgaacgcaccagcACTAGTTACCTAGTTACAACAGTCATTTCAGCCTCCAAACTGTGAACATAAGTTAATATATAATGGTAAGTCATTACTGGCAGTAGAACATGGACTTCGCAGACCAGCAATCTGCAGCATGCTAGCTTCTCGCACTAGCTTGATGACCAGGCTCATACAGGCTCATACACTAATTATTGCTTACCTGACTTGACGCTACAATGAATATGGGCTTTGGACTCATAGTAGACCCAGTCAAATCCAGCTTCTACAGCAAGCCGAGCCAACATGGCGTACTTGTTTCTGTCTCTGTGAATGTGAATAGTATTTCAGTACACTAAATTTAATTATCTGTAAATACAGATTAATGGATACTGTCAGGAGCAATTAGCTGAAATTCAAGTCTCATGTTTGTTATTTCATCCCACCTGTCTGAGGTTGTGATATCAACTGCACGCCCCTCATAGTGCAGCGAGTCCTCCGAGTGATGGCCGTCCTCATCCCACCCTTCGGTCACTCTCAGTTTCACACCGGGCCACATGTTCATCACCGAGATGGCCAGGGAGTTTAACTTGTCTTTACATCGCTGAGAGTCAGAAGGCACACAAAGAGGAAGAAAGAAACACAGTTTAGGACAGGCTGTTCTTAGTAGTGAGACATGGCAAAAAGGGATGCCCAGTCGaaaataaaaagtcagtttCCGTCCATTTCCCAACCAAGCcaaaaaaatgaccacaagaGATGGTCAGAGTTTGCTGAAAGGAAGAGGCTTTTTAATTTAACACTAAACTCACATGAGCTTGGCACAGTGAAATGAACAgaggcgtggggggggggggggggggcacttacAGCACAACATGTAACAGGTAAGTAAACACATGGGGCTACTACTATGTTAACAACTTTATCAACTTTTTATAAGCAAGTTTTGCAAGGCATTCTGGGaacttgaaacttttttttcattttttttgtggaatactTGAGACGGCCCAGACTATACCTCGAGATAAGTTGAGTTTGGGTAGCACCTTTAAAGGCACATCCATACCAAAATATTGATACTCTACAATCTATACCCAAATCAAAATATCAGTCATGACCAATCGTAAACAGATCGATGTGTGACTTGTGaattataattaatcatttaatatGATTGATGGCTGTaccattttcacatatttgatatgattttgttgtctgttttttttctgttgtataTTAGCTTGGCTATATTTTAAATCAGTATACTTCCGGTTTAAaatcaatgaattacattattaatttaattatttatgttATGATATGAAATGCATGAAGTGAATTTGCATATCAGTATTGGATCAATAAAGCAAATATCGACATTAGACAAAAGTACTATATAATGTTTCATGCAAGCAGAGATGAGTTCatgtgtctatatatatatatatatatatatatatatatatatatatatatatatatatatatatatataaaactatgAAGCTGAGATGGACAGTATATATCTATCTGCCTTGTCACTGCATATTTTAGAAGATAAAAACTCAATATTGCTTGTTCATGCATACTGTAGTAACTATAATCCAACAATAATCTCATTTCAAAGATTTTCTaacctaacaaaaaaaaaacccttaaactgtattatggaaagcaggaagtggacaaatgtaacagttactgattgtaaaagtaccagatagaggggtaggatttaataagctttgcttcttcctactcttttttggacatgtggaactgtgaactgattatgtgatgcattcaattgtaatatgatgcatgttcaaatgaaataaaaccataaccattaccataacaagCGATAATGTGTCATAAACAAGCATTATATTGTGCGTTTTAGAAATCCCAGCAGCTTTGCATGTGTCCAAGATCCAGAGGTGAAgcaatgaatcaatgaaatcAATCATTTGGGTTTAAATATTTAACTGACAGCAAACATGGAGTACACAGTTTGCTACAACTGTGAGGTTTGCTCCTTTTGAAGTGATTCATGGACAGGGTTAACCATACAGGACTTAAATCACACGCTGCGTGGACTCAGCAACATGTGTGCAAAAACATGCTCAGCTGCAGCTCCTCATCCTCCCCTCACCTGCGTCATGAGCCTGTCGGCACCTGTGTCTTCTTCATCTTTGAAGATGATGTCCGTGTTGTAGTTGGGTGTCAGTTCCTTGAAGCGCTCAGAGTTGCGCGTAATTTTGCCCTCCGGACGCCCGCTGGCCCCCAAAGTCTTCTCGGCTACATTAGGGCTGAATTGCTTATAGGCAAGCGGGATGAGCTTCTTCGGAAGCCGTCTCTTGCCGTACCCTCTCCCCGGTCCGCAGCCCTCCGAGGCAggtgcgaggaggaggaggacc
This is a stretch of genomic DNA from Doryrhamphus excisus isolate RoL2022-K1 chromosome 9, RoL_Dexc_1.0, whole genome shotgun sequence. It encodes these proteins:
- the LOC131136092 gene encoding indian hedgehog B protein-like yields the protein MRIPFLFLTASLCAMVLLLLAPASEGCGPGRGYGKRRLPKKLIPLAYKQFSPNVAEKTLGASGRPEGKITRNSERFKELTPNYNTDIIFKDEEDTGADRLMTQRCKDKLNSLAISVMNMWPGVKLRVTEGWDEDGHHSEDSLHYEGRAVDITTSDRDRNKYAMLARLAVEAGFDWVYYESKAHIHCSVKSEHSVAAKTGGCFPADAQVILEGGVTKHMRDLQLGERVLASSATDGHGSLLYSPVLSFMDLQPNTSKIFTIIGTNTGLNITLTAAHLVFVTDCPGGLQEESVRTTFASEVQPGQCVLTSQGTETTLAVVTSVEEKQSIGLYAPLTQHGSIVVNNVLASCYAAVDDHHLAHWGLAPLRFFYTLMGPAEQQTDGVHWYPWLLKHVGERLLDPKHFHPLGIEHGL